TAGACTTTTCGGAGATCGAAACACTGAAGACGGTTTCCTGTGTCGCAACGATCCGGTCACGTGAGGCGCATTCTACAATCCTATTGGCTGGCCAGGATAAAGCCCGCAAACACGACCACACCCATGGTTACTAGACTGGTTGTCAAGGCGTTCCCTCCGTTGCAGAAATCGGAGGTACAGCAGTGGGTGCACACGTCACCCGAACAGCCTTCGTGACAGGAACTAGCGCAGAATCGAGTCACCTCCGATCCGTAAACAATTTTCTGCAtagtaaaaaacaaacaaacaaacaaataaacatgtAATTGTTACGTAATTTtgttcatacatacatatatatagctGAATAAAAACACAAGAATGCATTCTTATGCATTATCAGGGGAAAGGATTAATTGTTCTTTCACCAGTCACTTGGAGTTTCGGCTCATTATAAAAAATACTCCCTCTTGGTGGTGTGCCAGCAGTGCAAAGCACCGTCTTTccctctggaaaaaaaattgcttcatTTCTGGTTACCCTCTTCCTTTGGACATACTTGGTCCAAAATCCAAGCAGAACCCTCCTCTGCTTTCTCAGAAACGGCCCTACAGGCATGCTTATTCACTCTAACTCCCCAAACACATAGGCAATGATCACGTACACTATGCTACAAGTTCAGAATATCTTGTGAGCTTCCGCTCAAAGGTATAATCAAAATTATCCTCCCAAGGGATAGTCAACGCTCATTTGATAGGACTACTTCCTTAGCAGAGTCAGTCCACAAAACAATAGTGAGGCAGAGATTTGTAAGCATCACATGCATGCTGTGGGAAACTCCCTTTTCTGTCCAGGTCGACTTTAACCTGCCAATCACGAACTGAAGACAATACAGTATCTTGGGCGCTTTTTAGACATTGCCCCTGATCTTTGCCTGGCCCCCTCCCTTTACAAAATCAACATGGGGCGAACCCCATTAGCACCAGCACCCTTCCCAGAATTATGAGATTTCACCCTCTTTACCTACATCCGCCTCTTTAACAACCTACAAAACTTGGTTATGCCTTCAAGTATACATCCCAAAATACAAGCTAACTTCACAGACACTAAGTATACGCTGGAGGGTAACTCTGCCTCCAAAAGCACTACACCCGTCAGGCTCGTCATTCCACTTGCTGAGGAACAGGAGTAGACAAGAGATCTGAGGTCGAGCGAACAACGAAATAGATTCGAAACGGCTCCATCTGCCATAGCACAGACCGTGTCTACCTTCTGCCTCCAGCCCCCTTCCACTTCGTCCACGAAACCTGCTGGGCCTGGCCAGCCACTCTGGTCCATCTCTTCTCCTCCTCACCCTCTCATATTTCCTCCACGACTATGTCGCGCTGTTCTCTGGCTGAAGCTGCGCTGACCACCTCTTGGTAGAAGTCCAGCCCAGGCCCAAACGACCCGTTTTGGCAGCATCGACTATCTCCTTATTCTTCAACGTCGACTCAGCCTCTTCCCCTGCCTTATCGGCCTGCCATTTCATCCCCGATTTAACACCAGGCTGGTAATCTCTGATATTACAAAAGCACGAAGCATTACAAATTATCTTGGCTTTCTCAACTTTGTCTTACTTATTATGGAGGGCAACGTTGGTCAAATAATTTGGAACACCCAGCCACCTCTCGACATAGCCATTAATCTTACGCTCCATGGCTTCACGACAACCATTTCATAGAAGTTAATGGCCACCCGATGCGTGGCATCAGCCAAAACTGAAGGCACCACAGTTTGCCTGAGAGGCCATATTTAAGTTTGCCTGAGAGGccatatttaattatcaattgACTCCAGACCTTTCCTGATCTGCTCCTCAGTGTCCTTATAATTCTTCCTATGTCTTTCAAGTCTTCAGTTTACCAACGGCCTAGTGTAAAGCTCTTTTAACCGGCTGCTCCTGGATAGATGGGATCTCCTCCCAGCACAACAAGAAGCGGAAGTAACCTCCTTGAGTCACTCAGCCTACCTTGTGTCAACCAAGAAGCTTCAAACACAAAACGCCCCTGGACTTCTTGGTATTGAGTTTCATCCTTCCCCAATCCATTAACTCTTCGAGCCTAGCCTGAATGTCCTTAGAAACCTTCGTACTTTGACAGAGAATAGTAAGGTTGTCCATAAAGGCACGAATTGGAGGCAGTTCCTCTGCACCAGGGAAAGTCACACCACATCCAAATCCTCCAGTGGATCTTAAGAGGACATTCGTAACAAGCACAAACAAAATGGGAGATAATGCACATCCCAAAGGAACACCAACGGGATACCAACCTCCGGACTCTGCCAGTCTATAGTATACTGCTGAGTAAAGAACCTCGTCTTGAAACCTTCATAATACTGCATCACATACCTGGCTACCTTAGGAGAATTCCACAAGAAATCCACCGCAAACTCTATCAACGCATGCGGAACTGAGCCATATGGATTGGCAAAATCATGCCTGCACAACTACAAGGTTCCGTCGCACTTTCTTTGACAGAGATGTGGTCCGCCACATCATACTGGTATggtccaggtgggtgtttcataaagctgttcgtaagttaagagcgactttaagaacgactggtgatcctttcttacgctctagaccatcgccaatgaatataccatttaccaaaataaaggatcaccagtcgttcttaaagtcgctcttatcttacgaatagcttaatgaaacggccccctggtacCCGAGAATAACCTGGGGTGTCTGAATTTGTTTTCGAGTTATAAATCCCAAGGGGAAGGTTTAAAGCCGATAGGTTTGCTAAAGAATAAACATATTTGCTACGTTCACGCAATACCGTAtcctatgatgatgatgatgattatgatgatgataataacaataaaaaacaataataataataacaataaagataataatgataacaataataacaaaaatattgagaaGAGCATTATTAATCAAACAGCTCTTACCTGACAATGAGAGAAAAATTCCGGAGTAGTGCAACCTTTAATGACACCGGAACCACTTGGGTCAAAAGGGTCTTTACAACCGGAACCGTTACATTGGTAGCAGTCGATAGCCACGATACCTAAAAATAAAGTATAAGAGAATAGTTATTTCAAAGCaaggttaaaggggaatccagcattggtcataaaatgttgtgataGAGAAAAAGAAGTAAGATAAtcaaaacagaatggtgaaattCTGAAAGAAATGGGATAAGCAATAAGAGAGTAACAACCGTCTTAAAATTAAAATCCTACCAACTGGGCAAGTAATAATTAGACGTGTAGGGACAATTTTCTCATAGGCCTTGTACTTATTTACCAGGGATTGGTGATTTTTTCCTTAGCACCAATTCTAATGGGATAGTCATCAATAAATAACTTAGGTACCATATTGTTTTTTGTCTTCATGACAAAgaatataatttgaaagaaaatttgaatttcctCCGACGAGATCCAAGATAGCAAGCGTGTCAAAACATTTAAGATCAAGCTAAAAACTTACCTTTATAACTCATTTTAGCAATGATTTTCTGTTACTTGTaattttgtccccccccccttcaattcGGCGCCTTGAAAACAACTCTTACGAGATGGATATGGCGCCTAACAAattgcatgtatatatatatatatatatatatatatatatatatatatatatatatatatatatatatatatatatttgtatatatatatatatatatatttgtatatgtatgtatgtgtgtgtgtgtgcgtgtgtgtgcgggtgtgtgtgtgtgtgtaaattaGCCGTTTTATGTATCGGAGTAATTGTCTTATGTGACCTTTCCAATGCAGACGATCTGAAATCTCCATGGTTACAGGTGGTTACCTATTTTTACAACGTTTAAGAAGTTATAGCCAGATAACATATCGTACAAACTTTCATCTATCtacttatttgattttttggtTTCCTAAAAAACCCAACCTTTTGTTTGGGTTGGAATCCTGTTTTAAAGAGACATCTACTTCTAATTTGCAGGAGATTAATCGTGCTATTTTAAATGTGAAACCTAAAGCACATATGTTAAGTTTTAGAAATATTAAATGATTATTCTTGAAATTATAAGttattatatgtatttattattattaagaaatGATATTTATAACAAAAACAAGTACATAATTCAAAACAATTATTACCTGCCACCATTGAGATCAGAATGGCTAAAACGAAGGACGACCTCATTTTGGACATGCTATTCTTAAAGagagaaagacaaaataaataattatttcaaaatcatatggctatattatgtacatgtatatcattcaaAGAAAAGTGAATTAATTGAGATTACGTGCATTCCAGATGAAtcaacccgggggggggggggcacttaaaattgacgagtggataccatgtgcgaccaaaaaacacgtaaaaaggatgtctttttcacgataggacacgttacgtacgtaacgtgataaagGGTGtcaacaaaaagcaaaaataatgaaaaaagggtatctatttcgccaagaaagctacgtgtttagggtcaaatttgcggggattataaaacaaaattaaaatgttttataaaggatgtcctttttgccccaacactacgtgtttagagtcccatttgcgcgaggtgtagaaggtgcgGCCCTACTAAACCAAGTGgtgtgtaaattaggtaaaaccgtcgaccgacggacccgtgatatcgctgtacttgtttaggggttcatttcagggaatacttgccaagagtatcgttttgtttccaatacttgttaagggtagggtttcacacgccaatacttgttaaggggtgcattaaggggtgcattttcagaatatggaaaatacgtgtttggggtgcttttcgagaccccatggtcgcgcatggtatccactcgtcaatggaagtgccccccggGGAATCACCATGACTTGCAACTGATTGGTTATCTGCTTCTGTCAATCCATGGGGCGTTTtgaaatatggggggggggggcaaacaacTCGATTTGCCTCCACATGTAATTTTGACAACTTgaaattcatgatattttaagcaattttgactcctattttaaaaagaactG
This Lytechinus pictus isolate F3 Inbred chromosome 9, Lp3.0, whole genome shotgun sequence DNA region includes the following protein-coding sequences:
- the LOC129268844 gene encoding uncharacterized protein LOC129268844, producing MSKMRSSFVLAILISMVAGIVAIDCYQCNGSGCKDPFDPSGSGVIKGCTTPEFFSHCQKIVYGSEVTRFCASSCHEGCSGDVCTHCCTSDFCNGGNALTTSLVTMGVVVFAGFILASQ